A single region of the Plasmodium malariae genome assembly, chromosome: 7 genome encodes:
- the PmUG01_07047100 gene encoding phosphatidylinositol N-acetylglucosaminyltransferase subunit P, putative codes for MQLIKEGYAFFTLYLSKILWVTYLVWAFVFDDFLNLLYFPFPSKYWAAIIPSATIFTFLCFILFTIIYSFVKTEPPSSIHLVEDEYSCFKDKITGRSMDNMNDIKIEQINKLFYETSLYFE; via the exons aTGCAGTTAATAAAGGAAGGATATGCATTTTTTACcttatatttatctaaaaTATTGTGGG TAACTTATTTAGTATGGGCTTTTGTATTTGATGACTTTTTGAACTTATTGTACTTTCCATTTCCTTCCAA GTACTGGGCAGCTATTATTCCAAGTGCAACTATTTTTACGTTCCTTtgttttatcctttttacaATCATATACTCATTTGTTAAAACGGAGCCACCTAGTTCAATACACCTAGTCGAAG aTGAATATTCCTGTTTCAAGGATAAAATCACTGGAAGGTCAATGGACAATATGAACGACATAAAGATCGaacaaattaacaaattattttatgaaacctccttatattttgaatag
- the GDV1 gene encoding gametocyte development protein 1, putative, whose amino-acid sequence MSLIDKRRKRKYKLHSNIEHSKKPWYIYLKKNEGIFFFDLIDEDSKFVYKKEKNGVDKVEETDKYRHERRNSFKKVFVKMELEEGENKIDEGKQNDKDKQNDKGKQNDKGKQNDKGKQNDKGKQNNKGKQNDKGMEHEHGRVNEEWVEELPDNGYSKIDELRLWMYHNKEKEKIYEKEKCYNEEEAVASNNINNEKEKNNLTKSLNRKKLFEMLLYLNTFIKYIDYDKKISAEMFLKFFYSKGVDMEYGELMGGGGMTKNDELMQNNISLLNRVSAKNSKWIVSNHKEDTYKIGIYSEGVLSLKLFKYGIKEVSSKTYYINGSLLYSKICGILKKQNPLNDEFNECNNIKNDEKNGAKHGEKNGEKNGAKHGEKNGEKNGAKHGEKNGEKNGEKNDEKKGVQNGEEVVPQGVQKDKPISFGICIDFDYLRKSYEWYEGKTMRLLDLFIILNKISEIFREKCFIIYVHLSVHSEGSHTLEDIKNYKVCYPYMFSELTDTLKLFEERNIKIVIRVNEMRSMNISTTHHSNNSKNKLIEDIKKMYRNKEVNNIFLITNDIEVISFCNDMHYKLFYKRDTFDNIKECTLSFTKPVIILSFMNNMPMHNNKFLPYLKLENFCYMNFIIKSFFLRYQARRIEKLVTIYKDNMENMDIIEKLMDKFTIKNKNFKNKINILLLNDILYKVDLKKKENIEITSLLRKVFPPSYHSMHYDIRGK is encoded by the coding sequence ATGTCCTTAATAGACAAAAgaagaaagagaaaatataagCTGCATTCAAATATTGAACATTCTAAGAAACCTTGGTAtatctatttaaaaaagaatgagGGTATATTTTTCTTCGATTTGATTGATGAGGATTCaaaatttgtttataaaaaagaaaaaaatggtgTAGATAAGGTAGAGGAAACTGACAAGTATAGGCACGAGAGGAGGAATTCTTTCAAGAAGGTGTTTGTAAAGATGGAATTAGAGGAGGGGGAAAACAAAATCGATGAGGGCAAACAGAACGATAAGGACAAACAGAACGATAAGGGAAAACAGAACGATAAGGGAAAACAGAACGATAAGGGAAAACAGAACGATAAGGGAAAACAGAACAATAAGGGAAAACAGAACGATAAGGGGATGGAACATGAACATGGACGGGTGAATGAAGAATGGGTGGAAGAATTACCTGATAACGGATATAGTAAGATTGATGAGTTAAGACTTTGGATGTACCATAATAaggagaaagaaaaaatatacgaGAAGGAAAAATGCTACAATGAGGAGGAGGCAGTAGCATCTAACAATATAAacaatgaaaaggaaaagaataaCTTAACGAAATCgttaaatagaaaaaagttGTTTGAAATGCTCCTCTATTTGAATACgtttattaagtatatagactatgataaaaaaatttcagcAGAAAtgtttttgaaatttttttacagcAAAGGAGTGGACATGGAATATGGTGAGCTGATGGGAGGTGGTGGAATGACGAAAAATGATGAGCTAatgcaaaataatattagctTGCTAAATAGAGTGAGTGCGAAAAATAGCAAATGGATAGTAAGCAATCATAAAGAAGATACGTACAAAATAGGAATATACTCAGAAGGGGTATTATCActgaaattatttaaatacgGCATCAAAGAGGTTAGTAGTAAaacatattacataaatgGTTCGTTGTTGTATTCAAAAATTTGtggaattttaaaaaagcagAACCCGTTAAATGATGAGTTTAAtgaatgtaataatataaagaatgaTGAGAAGAATGGAGCAAAACATGGTGAAAAGAATGGAGAGAAGAATGGAGCGAAACATGGTGAAAAGAATGGAGAGAAGAATGGAGCGAAACATGGTGAAAAGAATGGAGAGAAGAATGGTGAGAAGAATGATGAGAAGAAGGGTGTGCAAAATGGTGAGGAGGTAGTACCTCAGGGAGTCCAGAAAGATAAGCCTATTTCCTTTGGTATATGTATAGATTTTgattatttaagaaaatcgTATGAGTGGTATGAAGGAAAGACAATGAGATTATTAGATCTTTTTATTATCCTAAACAAAATTTCCGAAATATTTAGAGAAAagtgttttattatatatgtacatctATCAGTACATAGTGAAGGTAGCCATACTTtagaagatataaaaaattataaagtgTGCTATCCGTACATGTTTTCGGAGTTAACAGATActctaaaattatttgaagaaagaaatataaaaatagtgaTAAGAGTAAATGAAATGAGGTCAATGAATATTTCTACTACACATCATTctaataattcaaaaaataaattaatagaagatattaaaaaaatgtatagaaataaagaagtgaataacatttttcttattactaATGATATAGAAgtaatttcattttgtaaTGATATGCActataaacttttttataaaagagaTACCTTCGATAATATAAAGGAATGTACTCTTTCTTTTACAAAACCAGTAATCATACTCTCctttatgaataatatgcccatgcataataataaatttcttcCTTATTTAAAACTTGAAAATTTTTGctatatgaattttattattaaaagtttTTTCCTGAGATATCAGGCGAGGAGAATTGAAAAACTTGTAACAATATATAAGGataatatggaaaatatgGACATAATTGAAAAACTAATGGATAAATttaccataaaaaataaaaactttaaaaacaaaattaacattttacTACTAAATGATATACTTTATAAAgtagatttaaaaaaaaaagaaaatatagaaataaccAGCCTGCTAAGAAAAGTCTTCCCCCCTTCATACCATTCCATGCATTACGATATTAGGGGAAAATGA